TTTAAAACTGAAGTTAATGCATCTGAATTATCAGTTTTACCTACAAAAATTGAAGCATTATTAATTTTATAAACATTCATTCTTCCTTCAACTGCTTTAAAATCAGCTAAAGATCCCATGATAATGTCCTTAGGTATTTTAAGCTCAGTAGCTATAGCTGCAACCAAACCAGCATTTAATGCATTGAATCTGCCCCAAACTTGCAATTTTTCATCATATTCAAAGAAAGGAATAGCTTTACTGGCCACTTCTTTAAAATCAGCATTGAAATCCTGATTAAAAGCTGTAAAAGCCGTTTTGCCTTCAAAGAATCTTACCAAAGTATTTTTATAATTGGCTATTGTCTTATGAACATCCATATGATCATTGCCAATATTGGTAAGGCCCACCATATCGAAATCAAAGCAATAATTGCAAAAATCAAGTGTCATATCACAAACTTCAACAAGTAAAATATCATAATCATCATTTGACGCTTCTAAAATTAAATCATAGTAACCTGAAAAGCCTCCACCACCATTTCCGCCAACTAAAACTTTTTTGCCCGCATTTTCCAAAATACTTTTTAACATATGGACACTTGTAGTTTTACCGTTAGTTCCTGTAATGCCAATAGTAAAAATGTCTTTATGTTTAGTTACAACATTGCTTAACAGTTTGCCTTTTTCAAGCAATTTATCTGCAAAAGCTCCTCCGTACATACTGGGACTAATAGCTATTGCATCACATTCTTCAATTGCACTTGAATTTGAAAAACCTAAATCAACAGTTAAATTATCAGAAACAATGGAAACAGTTTCACCACCACTGACCAAATTCATTGAAATCATAGGCAATTCCAAATCTGATAAATCAACATTACTATTTAAATCAGTGGCATAAACCTCCCAACCATGACTTAAAAGAGAATTGACTGCCTTTTTTCCTTCCACACCTAAACCTATAACTGCTGCTTTCATAAAAAAAATACCTTTATATTTTATAACAGTATAAACTATTGTTATTCAAGTATAAATATTATAACATTCATAACTCATTTAAAAGGTGAAATAATGTTTGAAGAGGAAAATGACAATAAAATATATCGTCTTATCATCACTAACGGCTATGACAAAAACAGAGAATATGCAAAATTTACCGAGCAAATATATTCTAAAACTGATTTTTTATGGAAAGAATCCATTTCCGGGTCTTATTCAACAGCCAATAAAGAATTTTTTGAAAAAATAGATGTTATAATCCTCTTAGCAGGTTTGTATAACAATAATAAGGAAAATTTTAATGATTTAATTGAAGCTAGTAAAAACTTTGATATTCCAATAGTTCTTGTAAGACCTCACGGACTTGAAGAAGTTCCTGAAAGTTTAGAAAAAGAAGCATCAACAATTGTAGGATGGAATGCAAACTGTATTGTAGATGCAATAAAAAATGCTGAGGAAATGGGCAGAATCTAAATCCCAACATTAATCACTTAAAAAAAAATAAAAAGTATCTAATTAGATACTTTTGAAATACCATTATTTTTTTCTACTTTAACCAAATTATCTGCAGCATTTTCAAGCTGGCTTTCATGAGTTACAATAATCATTTGCGGTAAAACAGTCATATCTTTTAACAAATTAATTAGCTCATGTCTTCTAAAGCTGTCTAAATGTATTGTAGGCTCGTCTAAAAGAATAGTTTCCAAATCACCTTTTGCCTTAGCCTTAGTAATACCTAATCTTAAAGCAAGAGCAATAGCTATTTTTTCACCACCACTTACCATACTCATTGAAGCTTCACCTTCAGGACCGAATACAGTTACTTCATAGTCCTCATCCAATGTTAAATCAGAATAATTAAAGTTAAATTCATCAAAGAAGTCTTTAGTGTATTTCTGAATTACCGGCCTTGAACGGTTCCTCAATTCTTTTTGTATACCATTTTTAGAATACAATGTTCTGATATGATTTAATAAATCAATATAATCAGTAGTGTTTTTGTATTCCTGCTGGAATTTATAGTTAGTTAATATTTTTTCTGCCAAAACATTAACATTAGCTATTAATTCTTTAGCCTGACCTTTAATTTCTGAAAGCTCACCTGCAAATTCATCATATCTTCTTTCATAGACTTCATAGAAGTAGATTACTTTTTCGTATTTTTCTTTATCATAAACAGAAGCTTCTATTTTATTTTTCAGGATTTCAATCTGATTTAATGAAACACCAATATCATCTTTTTTAGAGATTAATTGAGATTCAAGAGCCTTTTTATTTTGAACAAAACCTTTAAGCTGATTAAATTCTTCTTCTTTATTTTTTAAATCAGTAATACGTGCCTGCAAATCAGCAGTACTCATATCCCCACTTAAATGAGGGTCCTGATCAATAGCTAATTTAATGTTTTTAACATGGACATCAACTTCATTATTAACCTGATTTAACTTATATTGAAGTTCAGTTTTACTGCTTAAAACATCAAGAGCTCCTTTTGATT
This genomic stretch from Methanobrevibacter smithii ATCC 35061 harbors:
- a CDS encoding Mur ligase family protein, with the protein product MKAAVIGLGVEGKKAVNSLLSHGWEVYATDLNSNVDLSDLELPMISMNLVSGGETVSIVSDNLTVDLGFSNSSAIEECDAIAISPSMYGGAFADKLLEKGKLLSNVVTKHKDIFTIGITGTNGKTTSVHMLKSILENAGKKVLVGGNGGGGFSGYYDLILEASNDDYDILLVEVCDMTLDFCNYCFDFDMVGLTNIGNDHMDVHKTIANYKNTLVRFFEGKTAFTAFNQDFNADFKEVASKAIPFFEYDEKLQVWGRFNALNAGLVAAIATELKIPKDIIMGSLADFKAVEGRMNVYKINNASIFVGKTDNSDALTSVLNENDFYALFIGTPRANEEHRLSILDEAVKYNPEVIVLFPGLDDTVDMGLYRLNRLGYEGRIEVANSLDEIIALIAEFSHEDALFIGGNGQEAIIEIQERIRLLSENL